The Syngnathus typhle isolate RoL2023-S1 ecotype Sweden linkage group LG11, RoL_Styp_1.0, whole genome shotgun sequence genome contains a region encoding:
- the nfasca gene encoding neurofascin homolog (chicken) a isoform X7 — MMRRGSHWALAFMSLLLWRQSAPIEVPNDPKILADLKQPPTITKQSVKDYIVDPRDNIIIECEAKGNPVPTFSWRRNGKFFNTAKDLRVTMRKRSGTLEIGFRNGGRPEDYEGEYQCFATNDHGVAMSNKILLRVSKAPLWPKEVLEPVVVSEGSSLVLPCNPPPGLPPPFTFWMSSMMIPIRQDKRVSMGLNGDMYFSNVVAQDAQNDYSCNARFLFTHTIQQKNPFTLKVLTNDPYNDTSYNDSDPYGGRKVAESTPTFLTPSGTESSKMVLRDQQLLLECIAAGLPTPAIKWFKKGGDLPAQKVKFENYNKTMKIVAVSEEDTGEYVCMATNHLGSIRHSIFVQVKAAPYWLDKPTNLVLAPEANGRLVCRANGNPKPSIRWLVNGIPINSSLPDPSRQLMGDTIIFRSVQMGSSAVYQCNASNQHGYLLANAFVSVIDMRPRILGPKNQLIKVIENNRTFLDCPFFGSPIPDLRWFKNGQGSGLDGGHYRAYINGSLEIQRARPQDEGTYTCVASSILGMAENQVRLEVKEPSRIVGAPEHQSAIRGSTARFDCKVKFDPSLAATVTWTKDDKPIHLGWRLRKDEESLTVPNVNEGDEGTYACTVETEIDRDSASARLTVLEEASLNPSLSSALPPDLPDPPMDLELSDPAARSVRLTWIPGNDHRSPVTEFLVQFVEDRWEPGRWQDLATYPGDLNSVILQLAPFVNYQFRVIAINQVGPSAASRPSPQYQTSSAAPDVIPRGLRGWGSQKDNMEITWEPLLDLEKNGPNLHYAVWWRRKDSDADWSNVTTTGTKHVVRNTQTYVAYEMKIQARNDLGAGPESNVVIGYSGEDRPTGAPTELRISKVDSTKANVHWKPVQQESVRGEFKEYRLHYWREASHVPALVFSKENKTKGFYTTVAEPSGILSDLVPFSRYKMFMVVANNGYQGPPSNTVEFSTKEGVPDAPSFFRIKRRGLDSIHLEWDKPLEPNGLLIGYQLKYQTANGSREGRPRVETFLPNVTEFTLRLPDRSSRYNFYLSALTQVGAGEVFAEESPFFGNEDLLLFPFLHENFTDATGLVDLTDASLASAFTLTPPPTPPTISTSPSTLPMSTTIEATTPTTTPTTTSTTATTSIEADLTTLPSVLVINKNIDKNVLDTHYAVAHGREIWNVTVEHNSNYANVSWRHNFPAGSSEFVLEFTLDSAKYHLRVYSHELSNVTSKSVTFETKQAYIDQVDIATQGWFIGLMCAIALIILILLIVCFIKRSRGGKYPVRDKKDLPLDSVDHKDPDGSFEYHSDEDNKPLQGSQTSLEGNVKESDDSLVDYGEGGDGQFNEDGSFIGQYTVKKDKDETEGNESSEATSPVNAIYSLA; from the exons ATGATGAGGCGGGGCAGCCATTGGGCCCTGGCTTTCATGTCGTTGCTGCTGTGGCGCCAATCCGCGCCAATCGAAGTACCAAACGATC CAAAGATCCTGGCCGACC TGAAACAGCCCCCTACTATTACCAAGCAGTCAGTAAAGGATTACATTGTTGACCCCAGAGATAACATCATCATCGAGTGCGAAGCCAAGGGCAACCCGGTGCCAAC GTTCTCATGGAGAAGGAATGGCAAGTTTTTCAACACGGCAAAAGATCTGCGTGTGACAATGCGCAAACGTTCGGGAACCCTGGAAATCGGATTTCGGAACGGAGGACGGCCGGAAGACTATGAAGGCGAATACCAGTGTTTTGCCACCAATGATCACGGAGTGGCAATGTCCAACAAAATTCTACTTAGGGTCTCGA aggcacCTCTGTGGCCTAAGGAGGTGCTGGAGCCAGTGGTGGTGAGCGAGGGCTCGTCGCTGGTCCTCCCCTGCAACCCCCCTCCGGGCCTCCCGCCTCCGTTCACTTTCTGGATGAGCAGTA TGATGATTCCCATCCGACAGGATAAGCGAGTGTCCATGGGTTTGAACGGAGACATGTACTTCTCCAACGTGGTGGCCCAAGATGCTCAGAACGACTACAGCTGCaacgctcgcttcctctttacGCACACCATCCAGCAGAAGAACCCCTTCACTCTCAAAGTTCTTACCA ATGATCCTTATAATGACACCTCTTACAATGACAGTGACCCATATGGTG GCCGTAAAGTTGCTGAGTCCACGCCAACCTTCCTCACACCGTCGGGGACCGAGAGCTCCAAAATGGTGCTGAGGGACCAGCAGCTGCTGCTGGAGTGCATTGCTGCTGGACT CCCCACGCCGGCTATCAAATGGTTTAAGAAGGGCGGCGATCTGCCGGCACAGAAAGTCAAGTTTGAGAATTACAACAAGACCATGAAGATCGTGGCCGTGTCAGAGGAGGACACGGGGGAATACGTCTGCATGGCCACCAATCATTTAGGGAGCATCCGCCACTCCATTTTTGTTCAAGTGAAAG CGGCCCCTTACTGGCTGGACAAACCGACCAATTTGGTGCTAGCTCCAGAAGCCAACGGCCGCCTGGTGTGTCGGGCCAACGGCAACCCCAAACCCAGCATCCGATGGCTGGTTAACGGCATTCCCATAAACA GCTCTTTGCCTGACCCGAGTCGCCAGCTCATGGGCGACACCATCATCTTCCGCTCGGTGCAGATGGGAAGCAGCGCCGTCTACCAATGCAACGCTTCCAACCAGCACGGTTATCTTCTGGCAAATGCCTTTGTCAGTGTCATCG ATATGCGTCCAAGGATACTTGGGCCAAAAAATCAACTGATCAAAGTCATCGAGAACAACCGCACCTTTCTGGACTGCCCCTTTTTCGGTTCCCCTATTCCAGATTTACGCTG GTTTAAGAACGGACAAGGCAGCGGCCTAGACGGCGGACATTACCGCGCTTATATCAACGGCAGCCTGGAGATCCAGCGTGCCAGACCGCAGGACGAGGGCACCTACACCTGCGTGGCCAGCAGCATTCTGGGCATGGCTGAAAACCAGGTCCGCctggaggtcaaag AGCCCAGCCGTATCGTCGGGGCCCCTGAACACCAGTCGGCCATCAGGGGATCCACAGCTCGGTTTGACTGCAAAGTCAAATTTGATCCCAGCCTGGCTGCCACTGTGACTTGGACCAAGGATGACAAGCCCATCCATCTGGGATGGAG GCTGAGGAAAGACGAGGAATCGCTGACCGTCCCGAACGTCAACGAGGGGGACGAAGGAACTTACGCGTGTACTGTTGAAACCGAGATTGACCGGGACTCGGCCTCGGCTCGTCTCACTGTGTTAG AAGAAGCCTCCCTCAACCCCTCACTTTCTAGTGCCTTGCCTCCAG ACCTCCCCGACCCTCCTATGGATCTGGAGCTGTCAGATCCGGCAGCCCGGAGTGTTCGCCTCACCTGGATCCCTGGAAATGACCACAGAAGTCCCGTCACAG AGTTTTTGGTCCAGTTTGTGGAAGACCGCTGGGAGCCAGGAAGATGGCAGGACCTGGCCACCTACCCCGGGGACCTCAACTCGGTCATTCTGCAGCTGGCTCCCTTTGTCAACTACCAGTTCCGAGTTATTGCCATCAACCAGGTGGGCCCGAGTGCGGCCAGCAGACCCTCACCCCAATACCAAACCAGTAGCGCTG CTCCTGATGTCATACCCAGAGGCCTCCGAGGCTGGGGCTCACAGAAAGACAACATGGAGATCACTTGGGAG CCCCTGCTTGATCTGGAGAAGAACGGCCCGAATTTGCACTATGCCGTGTGGTGGAGACGCAAAGATTCCGATGCCGACTGGAGCAATGTGACCACAACGGGGACCAAACACGTTGTCCGCAACACACAAACCTATGTAGCCTATGAAATGAAAATCCAGGCCAGGAATGATCTTGGAGCAGGACCAGAGTCCAATGTGGTCATTGGATACTCGGGAGAAGACA GACCCACCGGCGCTCCGACCGAGCTGCGCATTTCTAAGGTAGACAGCACCAAAGCAAATGTCCACTGGAAGCCCGTCCAGCAGGAGTCGGTCCGAGGAGAATTCAAGGAGTATAGA CTGCACTATTGGCGTGAGGCCAGTCACGTACCCGCTTTGGTGTTCAGCAAGGAGAACAAGACCAAAGGTTTCTACACCACCGTGGCCGAGCCTTCGGGCATCCTCAGCGACCTGGTGCCCTTTTCGCGCTACAAGATGTTTATGGTTGTGGCCAACAATGGTTACCAAGGTCCACCCAGCAACACGGTTGAATTCAGCACAAAGGAAGGAG TGCCCGACGCTCCCAGTTTTTTCAGGATCAAGCGAAGAGGCTTGGATTCCATTCATCTGGAGTGGGACAAACCTCTGGAGCCAAATGGTCTCCTCATTGGATACCAGCTCAAATACCAAACAG CCAACGGATCGAGAGAGGGTCGACCTCGCGTTGAGACTTTCCTTCCAAACGTGACGGAGTTCACGCTCCGTCTTCCCGATCGCTCCAGCCGCTACAATTTCTACCTGTCGGCGCTCACCCAGGTGGGAGCGGGCGAGGTCTTTGCTGAAGAATCCCCCTTCTTTGGCAACGAAG ACCTTCTCTTGTTCCCCTTTCTCCATG AAAACTTTACTGATGCTACAGGTCTAG TTGATCTTACGGATGCCTCTTTGGCTTCAGCTTTCACTCTTACTCCTCCTCCCACTCCTCCAACAATTAGTACCTCACCTTCTACTCTTCCAATGTCTACAACCATAGAGGCTACTACTCCTACCACTACTCCTACCACTACTAGTACTACTGCTACTACCAGCATTGAGGCAGACCTGACCACACTACCGTCTGTGCTGGTCATCAACAAGAATATTGATAAGAATGTGCTGg ACACCCATTACGCAGTGGCCCACGGGCGAGAGATCTGGAATGTGACGGTGGAGCATAACAGTAACTACGCTAACGTCAGCTGGAGACACAACTTCCCGGCCGGCAGCAGCGAGTTTGTGCTAGAGTTCACACTGGACA GTGCCAAGTACCATCTGAGGGTTTACTCCCATGAACTCAGCAACGTCACCAGCAAATCTGTCACCTTTGAGACCAAGCAAG CCTATATTGACCAGGTGGACATCGCAACGCAAGGCTGGTTCATCGGCTTGATGTGCGCCATCGCCCTCATCATACTGATCCTTCTCATCGTCTGCTTCATCAAACGGAGTCGTGGAGGCAAATATCCAG tTCGAGATAAAAAAGATCTTCCTTTGGACTCTGTTGATCACAAAGACCCGGACGGATCCTTTGAATACCA CAGCGACGAGGACAACAAGCCTCTTCAAGGTAGCCAAACATCACTGGAGGGCAACGTGAAGGAGAGCGACGACAGCCTGGTGGACTACGGAGAAGGCGGCGACGGGCAGTTCAACGAGGACGGCTCTTTCATCGGCCAGTACACGGTAAAGAAGGACAAGGACGAGACTGAAGGCAACGAAAGCTCAGAAGCCACCTCGCCTGTCAATGCCATCTACTCCCTGGCGTAG
- the nfasca gene encoding neurofascin homolog (chicken) a isoform X2 yields the protein MMRRGSHWALAFMSLLLWRQSAPIEVPNDLKQPPTITKQSVKDYIVDPRDNIIIECEAKGNPVPTFSWRRNGKFFNTAKDLRVTMRKRSGTLEIGFRNGGRPEDYEGEYQCFATNDHGVAMSNKILLRVSKAPLWPKEVLEPVVVSEGSSLVLPCNPPPGLPPPFTFWMSSMMIPIRQDKRVSMGLNGDMYFSNVVAQDAQNDYSCNARFLFTHTIQQKNPFTLKVLTNDPYNDTSYNDSDPYGGRKVAESTPTFLTPSGTESSKMVLRDQQLLLECIAAGLPTPAIKWFKKGGDLPAQKVKFENYNKTMKIVAVSEEDTGEYVCMATNHLGSIRHSIFVQVKAAPYWLDKPTNLVLAPEANGRLVCRANGNPKPSIRWLVNGIPINSSLPDPSRQLMGDTIIFRSVQMGSSAVYQCNASNQHGYLLANAFVSVIDMRPRILGPKNQLIKVIENNRTFLDCPFFGSPIPDLRWFKNGQGSGLDGGHYRAYINGSLEIQRARPQDEGTYTCVASSILGMAENQVRLEVKEPSRIVGAPEHQSAIRGSTARFDCKVKFDPSLAATVTWTKDDKPIHLGWRLRKDEESLTVPNVNEGDEGTYACTVETEIDRDSASARLTVLEEASLNPSLSSALPPDLPDPPMDLELSDPAARSVRLTWIPGNDHRSPVTEFLVQFVEDRWEPGRWQDLATYPGDLNSVILQLAPFVNYQFRVIAINQVGPSAASRPSPQYQTSSAAPDVIPRGLRGWGSQKDNMEITWEPLLDLEKNGPNLHYAVWWRRKDSDADWSNVTTTGTKHVVRNTQTYVAYEMKIQARNDLGAGPESNVVIGYSGEDRPTGAPTELRISKVDSTKANVHWKPVQQESVRGEFKEYRLHYWREASHVPALVFSKENKTKGFYTTVAEPSGILSDLVPFSRYKMFMVVANNGYQGPPSNTVEFSTKEGVPDAPSFFRIKRRGLDSIHLEWDKPLEPNGLLIGYQLKYQTANGSREGRPRVETFLPNVTEFTLRLPDRSSRYNFYLSALTQVGAGEVFAEESPFFGNEDLLLFPFLHENFTDATGLVDLTDASLASAFTLTPPPTPPTISTSPSTLPMSTTIEATTPTTTPTTTSTTATTSIEADLTTLPSVLVINKNIDKNVLDTHYAVAHGREIWNVTVEHNSNYANVSWRHNFPAGSSEFVLEFTLDRDKTMKTVPVSQQPPITVADLMAGAKYHLRVYSHELSNVTSKSVTFETKQAYIDQVDIATQGWFIGLMCAIALIILILLIVCFIKRSRGGKYPVRDKKDLPLDSVDHKDPDGSFEYHSDEDNKPLQGSQTSLEGNVKESDDSLVDYGEGGDGQFNEDGSFIGQYTVKKDKDETEGNESSEATSPVNAIYSLA from the exons ATGATGAGGCGGGGCAGCCATTGGGCCCTGGCTTTCATGTCGTTGCTGCTGTGGCGCCAATCCGCGCCAATCGAAGTACCAAACGATC TGAAACAGCCCCCTACTATTACCAAGCAGTCAGTAAAGGATTACATTGTTGACCCCAGAGATAACATCATCATCGAGTGCGAAGCCAAGGGCAACCCGGTGCCAAC GTTCTCATGGAGAAGGAATGGCAAGTTTTTCAACACGGCAAAAGATCTGCGTGTGACAATGCGCAAACGTTCGGGAACCCTGGAAATCGGATTTCGGAACGGAGGACGGCCGGAAGACTATGAAGGCGAATACCAGTGTTTTGCCACCAATGATCACGGAGTGGCAATGTCCAACAAAATTCTACTTAGGGTCTCGA aggcacCTCTGTGGCCTAAGGAGGTGCTGGAGCCAGTGGTGGTGAGCGAGGGCTCGTCGCTGGTCCTCCCCTGCAACCCCCCTCCGGGCCTCCCGCCTCCGTTCACTTTCTGGATGAGCAGTA TGATGATTCCCATCCGACAGGATAAGCGAGTGTCCATGGGTTTGAACGGAGACATGTACTTCTCCAACGTGGTGGCCCAAGATGCTCAGAACGACTACAGCTGCaacgctcgcttcctctttacGCACACCATCCAGCAGAAGAACCCCTTCACTCTCAAAGTTCTTACCA ATGATCCTTATAATGACACCTCTTACAATGACAGTGACCCATATGGTG GCCGTAAAGTTGCTGAGTCCACGCCAACCTTCCTCACACCGTCGGGGACCGAGAGCTCCAAAATGGTGCTGAGGGACCAGCAGCTGCTGCTGGAGTGCATTGCTGCTGGACT CCCCACGCCGGCTATCAAATGGTTTAAGAAGGGCGGCGATCTGCCGGCACAGAAAGTCAAGTTTGAGAATTACAACAAGACCATGAAGATCGTGGCCGTGTCAGAGGAGGACACGGGGGAATACGTCTGCATGGCCACCAATCATTTAGGGAGCATCCGCCACTCCATTTTTGTTCAAGTGAAAG CGGCCCCTTACTGGCTGGACAAACCGACCAATTTGGTGCTAGCTCCAGAAGCCAACGGCCGCCTGGTGTGTCGGGCCAACGGCAACCCCAAACCCAGCATCCGATGGCTGGTTAACGGCATTCCCATAAACA GCTCTTTGCCTGACCCGAGTCGCCAGCTCATGGGCGACACCATCATCTTCCGCTCGGTGCAGATGGGAAGCAGCGCCGTCTACCAATGCAACGCTTCCAACCAGCACGGTTATCTTCTGGCAAATGCCTTTGTCAGTGTCATCG ATATGCGTCCAAGGATACTTGGGCCAAAAAATCAACTGATCAAAGTCATCGAGAACAACCGCACCTTTCTGGACTGCCCCTTTTTCGGTTCCCCTATTCCAGATTTACGCTG GTTTAAGAACGGACAAGGCAGCGGCCTAGACGGCGGACATTACCGCGCTTATATCAACGGCAGCCTGGAGATCCAGCGTGCCAGACCGCAGGACGAGGGCACCTACACCTGCGTGGCCAGCAGCATTCTGGGCATGGCTGAAAACCAGGTCCGCctggaggtcaaag AGCCCAGCCGTATCGTCGGGGCCCCTGAACACCAGTCGGCCATCAGGGGATCCACAGCTCGGTTTGACTGCAAAGTCAAATTTGATCCCAGCCTGGCTGCCACTGTGACTTGGACCAAGGATGACAAGCCCATCCATCTGGGATGGAG GCTGAGGAAAGACGAGGAATCGCTGACCGTCCCGAACGTCAACGAGGGGGACGAAGGAACTTACGCGTGTACTGTTGAAACCGAGATTGACCGGGACTCGGCCTCGGCTCGTCTCACTGTGTTAG AAGAAGCCTCCCTCAACCCCTCACTTTCTAGTGCCTTGCCTCCAG ACCTCCCCGACCCTCCTATGGATCTGGAGCTGTCAGATCCGGCAGCCCGGAGTGTTCGCCTCACCTGGATCCCTGGAAATGACCACAGAAGTCCCGTCACAG AGTTTTTGGTCCAGTTTGTGGAAGACCGCTGGGAGCCAGGAAGATGGCAGGACCTGGCCACCTACCCCGGGGACCTCAACTCGGTCATTCTGCAGCTGGCTCCCTTTGTCAACTACCAGTTCCGAGTTATTGCCATCAACCAGGTGGGCCCGAGTGCGGCCAGCAGACCCTCACCCCAATACCAAACCAGTAGCGCTG CTCCTGATGTCATACCCAGAGGCCTCCGAGGCTGGGGCTCACAGAAAGACAACATGGAGATCACTTGGGAG CCCCTGCTTGATCTGGAGAAGAACGGCCCGAATTTGCACTATGCCGTGTGGTGGAGACGCAAAGATTCCGATGCCGACTGGAGCAATGTGACCACAACGGGGACCAAACACGTTGTCCGCAACACACAAACCTATGTAGCCTATGAAATGAAAATCCAGGCCAGGAATGATCTTGGAGCAGGACCAGAGTCCAATGTGGTCATTGGATACTCGGGAGAAGACA GACCCACCGGCGCTCCGACCGAGCTGCGCATTTCTAAGGTAGACAGCACCAAAGCAAATGTCCACTGGAAGCCCGTCCAGCAGGAGTCGGTCCGAGGAGAATTCAAGGAGTATAGA CTGCACTATTGGCGTGAGGCCAGTCACGTACCCGCTTTGGTGTTCAGCAAGGAGAACAAGACCAAAGGTTTCTACACCACCGTGGCCGAGCCTTCGGGCATCCTCAGCGACCTGGTGCCCTTTTCGCGCTACAAGATGTTTATGGTTGTGGCCAACAATGGTTACCAAGGTCCACCCAGCAACACGGTTGAATTCAGCACAAAGGAAGGAG TGCCCGACGCTCCCAGTTTTTTCAGGATCAAGCGAAGAGGCTTGGATTCCATTCATCTGGAGTGGGACAAACCTCTGGAGCCAAATGGTCTCCTCATTGGATACCAGCTCAAATACCAAACAG CCAACGGATCGAGAGAGGGTCGACCTCGCGTTGAGACTTTCCTTCCAAACGTGACGGAGTTCACGCTCCGTCTTCCCGATCGCTCCAGCCGCTACAATTTCTACCTGTCGGCGCTCACCCAGGTGGGAGCGGGCGAGGTCTTTGCTGAAGAATCCCCCTTCTTTGGCAACGAAG ACCTTCTCTTGTTCCCCTTTCTCCATG AAAACTTTACTGATGCTACAGGTCTAG TTGATCTTACGGATGCCTCTTTGGCTTCAGCTTTCACTCTTACTCCTCCTCCCACTCCTCCAACAATTAGTACCTCACCTTCTACTCTTCCAATGTCTACAACCATAGAGGCTACTACTCCTACCACTACTCCTACCACTACTAGTACTACTGCTACTACCAGCATTGAGGCAGACCTGACCACACTACCGTCTGTGCTGGTCATCAACAAGAATATTGATAAGAATGTGCTGg ACACCCATTACGCAGTGGCCCACGGGCGAGAGATCTGGAATGTGACGGTGGAGCATAACAGTAACTACGCTAACGTCAGCTGGAGACACAACTTCCCGGCCGGCAGCAGCGAGTTTGTGCTAGAGTTCACACTGGACA GGGACAAGACAATGAAAACTGTACCAGTGAGTCAACAGCCCCCCATTACAGTGGCGGATTTGATGGCAGGTGCCAAGTACCATCTGAGGGTTTACTCCCATGAACTCAGCAACGTCACCAGCAAATCTGTCACCTTTGAGACCAAGCAAG CCTATATTGACCAGGTGGACATCGCAACGCAAGGCTGGTTCATCGGCTTGATGTGCGCCATCGCCCTCATCATACTGATCCTTCTCATCGTCTGCTTCATCAAACGGAGTCGTGGAGGCAAATATCCAG tTCGAGATAAAAAAGATCTTCCTTTGGACTCTGTTGATCACAAAGACCCGGACGGATCCTTTGAATACCA CAGCGACGAGGACAACAAGCCTCTTCAAGGTAGCCAAACATCACTGGAGGGCAACGTGAAGGAGAGCGACGACAGCCTGGTGGACTACGGAGAAGGCGGCGACGGGCAGTTCAACGAGGACGGCTCTTTCATCGGCCAGTACACGGTAAAGAAGGACAAGGACGAGACTGAAGGCAACGAAAGCTCAGAAGCCACCTCGCCTGTCAATGCCATCTACTCCCTGGCGTAG